The Ovis canadensis isolate MfBH-ARS-UI-01 breed Bighorn chromosome 13, ARS-UI_OviCan_v2, whole genome shotgun sequence genome includes a region encoding these proteins:
- the MAFB gene encoding transcription factor MafB, producing the protein MAAELSMGPELPTSPLAMEYVNDFDLLKFDVKKEPLGRAERPGRPCTRLQPAGSVSSTPLSTPCSSVPSSPSFSPTEQKTHLEDLYWMASNYQQMNPEALNLTPEDAVEALIGSHPVPQPLQSFDGFRGAHHHHHHHHPHPHHAYPGPGVAHEELGPHAHPHHHHHHQASPPPSSAASPAQQLPTSHAGPGPHAAAAATAAGGSGSVEDRFSDDQLVSMSVRELNRHLRGFTKDEVIRLKQKRRTLKNRGYAQSCRYKRVQQKHHLENEKTQLIQQVEQLKQEVSRLARERDAYKVKCEKLANSGFREAGSTSDSPSSPEFFL; encoded by the coding sequence ATGGCCGCGGAGCTGAGCATGGGGCCGGAGCTGCCCACCAGCCCGCTGGCCATGGAGTACGTCAACGACTTCGACCTGCTCAAGTTCGACGTAAAGAAGGAGCCGCTGGGGCGCGCGGAGCGCCCGGGCCGGCCCTGCACGCGCCTGCAGCCAGCCGGCTCGGTGTCGTCCACACCGCTCAGCACGCCGTGCAGCTCGGTGCCCTCGTCGCCCAGCTTCAGCCCCACCGAACAGAAGACTCACCTTGAGGACCTGTACTGGATGGCGAGCAACTACCAGCAGATGAACCCCGAGGCGCTCAACCTGACGCCCGAGGACGCGGTGGAGGCGCTCATAGGCTCGCACCCAGTGCCCCAGCCGTTGCAGAGCTTCGACGGCTTCCGCGGCgcgcaccaccaccatcaccaccaccacccacatcCACACCACGCGTACCCCGGCCCCGGAGTGGCTCACGAAGAGCTGGGCCCGCACGCGCACccgcaccatcaccaccaccaccaagcgtCGCCGCCGCCGTCCAGCGCGGCCAGTCCCGCGCAGCAGCTGCCCACTAGCCACGCCGGGCCTGGCCCGCACGCGGCGGCCGCGGCGACGGCGGCTGGTGGTAGCGGTAGCGTGGAGGACCGCTTCTCCGACGACCAGCTCGTGTCCATGTCCGTGCGCGAGCTGAACCGCCACCTGCGGGGCTTCACCAAGGACGAGGTGATCCGCCTGAAGCAGAAGCGGCGGACCCTGAAGAACCGGGGCTACGCCCAGTCGTGCAGGTATAAACGCGTCCAGCAGAAACACCACCTGGAGAATGAGAAGACGCAGCTCATTCAGCAGGTGGAGCAGCTTAAGCAGGAGGTGTCCCGGCTGGCCCGCGAAAGAGACGCCTACAAGGTCAAGTGCGAGAAACTCGCCAACTCCGGCTTCAGGGAGGCGGGCTCCACCAGCGACAGCCCCTCCTCTCCCGAGTTCTTTCTGTGA